In Bacteroidota bacterium, the genomic stretch TGTCAAAAAATAATATCGTAATAGTTAAAACGAATATAAACGTTTCTACTGCTGAGGCATATGCTGGAGTTATTCCCAACAAGCCAAAATATCCTTTGAAGGAATTGATAAAATCGCCTATATCAGAATGGAAGAATAAAATTCATAACGATTTTGAAGATGGCATTTTTTCAAGCAACAGTAAATTGAAAGAGATAAAACAAAAACTCTATGATTTAGGTGCCGAATATGCTTCAATGTCGGGAAGTGGTTCAGCAATTTATGGCATTTTCGATAAGGAAATTTGCATCCAAAAACAATTTAAAGATTGTTTCGTTTGGCGAGGTAAAGTAATTTCGAATTACTAATTCATACTTAGAAATTAACAATCAGACAATTTTGGACAAAAATATGTTTTGAGAACTAAAAGCAATTATTCAAACTCAATAAGAAGTTCGTTTTTAGGAACTGCTTGCCCTTCAGCAACATGAATCTTTTTTATTTTCCCGTTAAATGGAGCCAATAGTTTGTTCTGCATTTTCATAGCTTCAATGATAAGAAGTTTGCTGCCTTTCTTGACCTTTTGATCATTCTTAACAAATAATTTCAAAATGGTTCCTGGAATAAATGCAGCTAATTTTTTCTCATCAGGCTTTTCCCAATTTTTGCGATTCTCGAATTTCTTTGAAAATTGAGTAATATATTTACCCCCATCAATAATAATCGATTTATTTTTTGGCTTTATTTCAGTTTCTTTTTCCATGATTATTTCTGTTCATTATTAAATAATCTTTTCATTACATAAATACAAAATATTGGCAATCTTCGTTCCGAAGTTTTTTAGAATGGTGGGATTCCATGTTTTTTGTTTGGAATTGGAACTGCTTTATTTACAGAAACTTCTATTGCATGAAGCAAGAATTTTCTGGTTTCAACAGGCTCAATAACAGTATCGACATATCCTTTCGCAGCAGCAACATATGGATTTGCAAATTTCTCTTTATATTCTTTAACCTTAAGTTTTCGCATTTCTTCAGGATTTTCTGCCTCTGAAATTTCTTTTCTGAAAATGATATTTGCTGCTCCTTCAGGTCCCATAACTGCAATTTCAGCAGCCGGCCATGCAAAAACAAAATCGGCTCGCAAATGTCTCGAATTCATTGCAATATATCCTCCACCATAAGCTTTTCTGAGAATAACTGAAATCTTTGGAACAGAGGCTTCACAATAAGCATAAAGTATCTTTGCTCCGTGCCTAATAACTCCTGCATGTTCTTGATCAACGCCCGGCAGATAACCTGGCAAATCGACCAAAGTAACAATTGGAATACTAAATGCATTGCAAAATCTGATGAAACGGGCTGCTTTATCAGAAGAATCAACATCAAGAACTCCGGCTAATACCAATGGTTGGTTCGCTACAAAGCCAATTGTTTCGCCATCTAATCGGCCAAAACCTATTACTATGTTTTGTGCCCAATCTTTTTGTATTTCGAAAAAATCGGAATCGTCAACCAGAGATTTTATTACATCTAATATATCGTATGGTTGCTTTGGATCTGATGGAACAATATTTTCGATTTTGTATTCCCGCAAAGGTTTTTTCGATGGAAATGGTCTGGCTTTTTGCTTATTATTCCATGGAATAAATTTGATAAGTCTTTTTATTTGATCGAAACATTCACTTTCTGTTTTAGCAAAAAAATGAGCATTTCCTGTAATTTGGCTATGTACTTTTGCTCCTCCAAGTTCTTCCATCGAAATTTCTTCACCGAGTACAGTCTTAATTACTTCAGGACCTGTAATGAACATTTTCGATATATTTTCAACCACAAAAACAAAATCTGTGAGAGCAGGAGAATATACTGCACCTCCTGCACAAGGACCTAAAATTACTGAAATTTGAGGTATTACACCGGAAGCCAGAGTATTCCTGAAAAATATCTCACCATAGCCGGCCAAAGAATTTACTCCTTCCTGAACTCTTGCCCCACCCGAATCATTAATTCCAATTAAAGGAACACGCATTTTCATAGCATGATCCATAATTTTTGTAATTTTACGGGCGTGCATCAAGCCTAATGAACCTCCTGCTACTGTAAAATCTTGTGCATAAATACAAACAGGCGCTCCATAAATTTTTCCGGTACCAATAATTACTCCGTCGCCATGCAGAGTTTTTTTATCCATATTAAAATCTCTGGCTTCGTGAGCTACAAAAAGGTCGTATTCGTGAAACGATTCTTTATCGAGAAGTGTTAAAATTCTTGTTCTCGCTGTAAGCTTTCCTAATGCTGCTTGTTTAGCAATAGCTTTTTCTCCGCCCCCTTGAAATACTTCTTCTTTCCTTTTCTGAAGTTCCCGAATTTTACGTTTAAGTCCCATTTTATATATTCTTAGTTATACACAAATATTTATATTTTTTCTACATTTTCTGAAAAAGAAAAAGCTTCAAAAGTATTATTTTTTTTTAAACCAAATTATTTCTTTTTATCATGAAAAAATTAGTCTATTAAATCCTAATATTTTCATTTTTCAGCACAAACTGTGATGCTTAGAATTTTTGCATCACTATTAAGGTAAATCTCATACTCTTCTAGCGAAAGGTACTGTTTTACAAGTCCTTCGGGTAATATGTAAAGTTTCTCATCAAGAATTTTTACATTTTTAAATCCCGATTTTTCAATAATATTTAAATAGTCCTGTTTGTTGATTGCACCTGCGACACAACCGACATATAATGAAGCCGATTTTCTTAACTTATCGGGCAAATTTCCCGAGACTACAATATCAGAGATGCTAAATTTCCCATGCTCTTTCAAAATCCTGTGAACCTCTGAAAAGGCTTTGTTCTTGTCAGGGACAAGATTCATAACACAATTACTAATCACAATATCAGCAGACTTGTTTTCCACAGGAAGTTTTTCAATGTCTCCATAACGAAATTCGACATTTTTATATCCAAGCTTTTTGTTATTCTCATTGGCTTTAACTATCATAGCCTCAGTAAAATCAACACCAATAACTTTGCCTGTTTCACCAACAAATCTCCTTGCAACAAAAGCATCGTTTCCGGCACCAGAGCCCAAATCAACAACTGTGTCGCCTTTTTTTATGCTGACAAATCCGGTTGGAATTCCGCAACCAAGACCATAATCAGCATCTTTTTCGTAACCAGAAATTTCTGAATAATCCTTACTAAAATCAGTACTTCCATCAGGGAAAATATTATCGGTACCACATCCGCAACAACAGGATTTTTCTGATTGTACTATTTCTGCATATTTTTCTTTTACTGTATCTTTAATTTCTTTCGGCATAA encodes the following:
- a CDS encoding acetyl-CoA carboxylase biotin carboxyl carrier protein subunit, which gives rise to MEKETEIKPKNKSIIIDGGKYITQFSKKFENRKNWEKPDEKKLAAFIPGTILKLFVKNDQKVKKGSKLLIIEAMKMQNKLLAPFNGKIKKIHVAEGQAVPKNELLIEFE
- a CDS encoding acyl-CoA carboxylase subunit beta — encoded protein: MGLKRKIRELQKRKEEVFQGGGEKAIAKQAALGKLTARTRILTLLDKESFHEYDLFVAHEARDFNMDKKTLHGDGVIIGTGKIYGAPVCIYAQDFTVAGGSLGLMHARKITKIMDHAMKMRVPLIGINDSGGARVQEGVNSLAGYGEIFFRNTLASGVIPQISVILGPCAGGAVYSPALTDFVFVVENISKMFITGPEVIKTVLGEEISMEELGGAKVHSQITGNAHFFAKTESECFDQIKRLIKFIPWNNKQKARPFPSKKPLREYKIENIVPSDPKQPYDILDVIKSLVDDSDFFEIQKDWAQNIVIGFGRLDGETIGFVANQPLVLAGVLDVDSSDKAARFIRFCNAFSIPIVTLVDLPGYLPGVDQEHAGVIRHGAKILYAYCEASVPKISVILRKAYGGGYIAMNSRHLRADFVFAWPAAEIAVMGPEGAANIIFRKEISEAENPEEMRKLKVKEYKEKFANPYVAAAKGYVDTVIEPVETRKFLLHAIEVSVNKAVPIPNKKHGIPPF
- the arsM gene encoding arsenite methyltransferase; its protein translation is MPKEIKDTVKEKYAEIVQSEKSCCCGCGTDNIFPDGSTDFSKDYSEISGYEKDADYGLGCGIPTGFVSIKKGDTVVDLGSGAGNDAFVARRFVGETGKVIGVDFTEAMIVKANENNKKLGYKNVEFRYGDIEKLPVENKSADIVISNCVMNLVPDKNKAFSEVHRILKEHGKFSISDIVVSGNLPDKLRKSASLYVGCVAGAINKQDYLNIIEKSGFKNVKILDEKLYILPEGLVKQYLSLEEYEIYLNSDAKILSITVCAEK